In Deltaproteobacteria bacterium, a single window of DNA contains:
- the lspA gene encoding signal peptidase II, protein MTSDTRKKFARLLAVSIPMAALDQLTKWWVQKAIPLYEEIPVIPGFFSLTHAHNPGGAFGVFASHGPTVRIALFMVLTLVAAGMVLYMYYKTPLESRFFAGALILIFSGAVGNLIDRFRFGYVDDFLLFYHGRWQFPSFNVADSCVTVGVTILVIHVLFKKEPF, encoded by the coding sequence ATGACATCCGACACCAGGAAGAAATTCGCAAGGCTTTTGGCAGTCAGCATTCCCATGGCGGCCTTGGACCAGCTCACCAAGTGGTGGGTTCAGAAGGCCATACCCCTTTATGAGGAAATCCCGGTGATTCCGGGTTTTTTCAGCCTCACCCACGCCCACAATCCGGGCGGGGCCTTCGGGGTCTTCGCCAGCCACGGCCCCACGGTGCGGATAGCCCTCTTTATGGTGCTGACCCTGGTTGCTGCGGGCATGGTGCTTTACATGTATTACAAGACCCCCCTTGAAAGCCGGTTTTTTGCGGGGGCCCTCATCCTCATTTTTTCCGGGGCCGTGGGAAACCTCATCGACCGCTTCCGGTTCGGCTACGTGGACGACTTTTTGCTGTTCTATCATGGACGCTGGCAGTTTCCGTCGTTCAACGTGGCTGATTCCTGCGTCACCGTGGGGGTGACCATCCTGGTCATCCACGTCCTTTTCAAGAAGGAGCCCTTCTAG
- the lgt gene encoding prolipoprotein diacylglyceryl transferase translates to MYPVLLKIGPLTLHTYGFLLAVGCLAGMAVAFKEAARKGLDPEKVLDLCFYCLIAGIISARLFFVAFNWEFFSGDLVEIFRVWRGGLVFYGGFLGAALVYFWFVRRHRMPVWKTADLFALGVPLGHFFGRLGCFSAGCCYGKVCDLPWAVTFPNNGGLAPYGNPLHPTQLYEAAGLLILFAFLYFFLRKRTRFDGMLFSSYLFLYATMRFFIEFLRGDERGSYFLGVLSPSQTVAAGAVIAAVVLFFILRKRAKANP, encoded by the coding sequence GTGTACCCGGTGCTTTTGAAGATAGGCCCCCTTACCCTGCACACCTACGGATTTCTCCTGGCAGTGGGCTGCCTTGCGGGAATGGCCGTGGCGTTCAAGGAGGCAGCAAGAAAGGGCCTGGACCCGGAAAAGGTTCTGGACCTGTGCTTTTACTGCCTGATCGCCGGGATAATCTCGGCCAGGCTTTTTTTCGTGGCCTTCAACTGGGAATTTTTTTCGGGCGACCTTGTTGAAATTTTCCGGGTGTGGCGCGGCGGCCTGGTCTTTTACGGGGGATTCCTGGGCGCGGCCCTGGTTTACTTCTGGTTTGTGCGGCGTCACCGGATGCCCGTGTGGAAGACTGCGGACCTCTTCGCGCTGGGGGTTCCCCTTGGGCATTTTTTCGGGCGGCTGGGCTGCTTTTCCGCCGGGTGCTGTTACGGCAAGGTGTGCGACCTTCCCTGGGCCGTCACCTTTCCCAATAACGGCGGGCTCGCCCCTTACGGAAACCCCCTTCATCCCACCCAGCTTTATGAGGCGGCGGGACTGCTCATTCTTTTCGCTTTCCTTTATTTTTTCCTGCGCAAGAGGACAAGGTTCGACGGGATGCTTTTTTCCTCCTACCTTTTTCTGTACGCCACCATGCGGTTTTTCATAGAGTTCTTACGGGGCGACGAACGGGGCTCGTATTTTTTGGGCGTCCTTTCGCCCTCCCAGACCGTTGCGGCGGGCGCGGTCATTGCCGCCGTGGTTCTTTTTTTCATCTTAAGAAAACGCGCCAAGGCAAACCCGTGA